From the genome of Mycobacterium kansasii ATCC 12478:
AAGAAATCTATGGCTATAGCCACAGATATGCACACAGTGGACCCAGCAGATTGGAGTGAGAGGTGACCACCATGCTGATGCGCACCGACCCGTTCCGTGATCTGGACCGCTTCGCCCAGCAGGTGCTGGGCACGGCCGCCCGGCCAGCGGTGATGCCCATGGACGCGTGGCGGGACGGCGAAAAATTCGTCGTCGAGTTCGACCTTCCCGGCATCGACGCCAAGTCCCTGGACATCGATATCGAGCGCAACGTGGTGACCGTGCGAGCAGAACGGCCCAGCGTCGATCCGAATCGGGAAATGCTGGCCAGCGAGCGGCCGCGCGGAGTGTTCAGCCGCCAGCTGGTGCTCGGCGAAAACCTCGACACGGACCGGATCGAGGCTTGCTACCAAGAAGGCGTCCTGAGACTGGTGATCCCGGTGGCCGAACGGGCCAAGCCGCGCAAGATCTCGGTCGCCCGCGGCAATGGCCACAAGGCCATCGACGAGGCTGACGCGCAACCCCAGGTGATCGAAGCCTGATCGGGGGTGGATGGCGCGGCGACCGCCGCCAGCATCGTCGCCGGGACTCGCCGCGCCTCCACCAGCCGTCATGTCCCACAACCGATGACTCGACGCAACGGCTTCGCCGTCCGCAGCGCCGGACCGCTCACTCCTGACCGCGCATCGCCGTGCCGCGGGGCGGACCAGGCAACGGTGACATTTCCCTCGATCGGGGGACATGAGATTCATCCGAGCAGTAGCCGGTCAGCCGACAGACATCGCCGCAATGCGAGGGCATGGTAAGTGTCGGAGCAGTGTCCGCGTCGGACCCGCTCCTGCCACCCACCGCGAGCAGCAATGGCGCACCGTGAAGGTTGAGCACGGGTCAGCCGCCGGACGGGAATCGAGAATGACCAACATTGCAGTCAGCGCCGAGCCCGCGATCGGGTGGGCGGCATGACGGCCATCCCCTCGGCGCCGCGCCAGGCCCGCTATCAGATGCCGCCGTTCTGCTCGAGCGGCTGGGCGATGACCAACGACGAGGTGGCGCAAGGGGCTGCGGCCTACCCCGCAGACATCGGTTACCAGACGACGGATTCGCCGGCGTGGTGGGACAATAACGCCGACGTGGCCGTCGAGCGAGCCGTACGGCAGCTTCTTTCCGCCCTCGGCGTGGACGAAGGCGAGCACACCGCCGAAACACCTGCGCGTGTCGCCCGCGCGTGGCGGGAGATGCTGTGGGGATACAACGAGGTGCCCGAGGACCACCTTGACACCGATTTTCCCGCTCCGGACGACCCCGGGCTGATCATCATGCACGGCATCTCGTTCGCCTCCACCTGCGCGCACCATCTGTTGCCGTTCTCGGGGACTGCCACCATCGCCTACCGCCCCCATCCCGGGCAGCGCATCGTGGGCCTGTCCAAGCTCGCTCGGCTGGTCCACGGTTACGCCGCGCGGCTGCAGGTTCAGGAGAACATCGGGCACCAGGCGACCGCCGGGATCATGCGCAAGCTCAACCCCTCCGGGGCCATGAGTGTCATTACCGCGCGACACGACTGTATGAGGCTGCGCGGAGTACGCGAGCCGGCCGCCGAAGCAACCACCGAGTCCCGCAAAGGTATGTGGCCGGACCGTGAAATTGCGCTGGTCCATCGCTTACATGCCGGCGGTCGTCCCGGCGCCTGTTAAGACGACCGCGCCACGATCAGGGGCATCCGCACGGCGTGTACCAGCGCATTGCTCACCGACCCCAGGAGTACGCCGGTGACGCCACCGCGGCCGTGACTTCCGACCACCACGAGCTGAGCGGTTTGCGACCGTTCGACGAGCTGCCGTGCCGGACGGTCACATACGACCACTCGGCGCACGGTCACATCGGGGTAGCGCTCCTGCCAGCCGGCCAACCTCTCGGCAAGCAGGACCTGGGCTTCGGCTTCCACTGCGGACCAGTTCAGTCCCGGCAGCTCTACCACCTCGAGATCGCTCCATGCATGCAGTGCGATCAGCTCAACCCCGCGACGGGATGCTTCGTCGAACGCCACCGCCACCGCGGCCTCCGACGCCGGTGACCCGTCGATCCCGAGCAACACCGGGGCGTGCAACGGATCCGGCATCAATGGATCTTCGTCACGGATGATCGCGACCGGACACCGGGCACGTCTCACCAGGCTTGAACTGACAGAACCCAACAAGACCCGGGCCAACGCGCCGCGGCCGGAGCTGCCGACGACGATCATCTCCGCCTCGGCCGACATTTCGACCATGGTGGGTACCGGCGTGGAAAACACGATCTCACTCTTCACGGTGAGCTTCCGCTCCCCCGTGACCGACTCGTCGGCGATCTTGTGCGCAGCGGCCAGAATCTTGCGCCCCTCGTCTTCCTGCCATACCGCCCAGGTATCCGGGTAAGGCATCGGCGGCCACGTCGCCACATCGGTACTCACCACATGGACGATGGTCAGCTGAACGTTGCGCATCGCCGCGTCGCGGGCCGCCCAACATACCGCGGCATTCGAGGCGGGTGAGCCGTCGGCTCCGACGACAACGCCGAGACGCTTTTCCAAAATCGACATTTCGTTGCTCCTCCGATTACCTGACGTGTGTCGGCAAAGCTGTGACCAAGGGTGTGTCGACGCCGATTCGGCCCACCGTCGCGGCCCCGGCCGGCGCACCGGCACAGTGCCAGCAGATCTGCCGGCCGATCTGCCGGCCGATCACCCAGGTCATAACGCCAAGCTACAAAACACATACTGCTGTGGCGTCTTCCGAACGGCCTGACCAGCAGGGACCAAAGACCTCTGTTTCGTGTGTTTCGGGGCACGGCGCCGGCGATCAGGCGGGACGCACGACGATGACCGGGATTTTCGCCGAGTGGGCCACGGCAGAGCCGACCGAACCGAGCAGCATGCCGGGAAATCCCCCGCGGCCGCGACTTCCGACCACCACCAATTGCGCGTGTTGGGCGCCCTCGAGCAGCCAGTGCGCTGGCTTGTCACAGACCAGCGACCGCTGAACGCGGACGTCAGGGTACTGCTCCTGCCAGCCTGCCAGGCGTTCGGCGAGAACCTCCTCTCCCTGACTCTCGCGATCGCGCCAGTCCATCCCGAGGATGGGGAAAACGCCGACGTCACTCCACGCGTGCAACGCGACCAGGTCTACGCCGCGACGGGAGGCTTCGTCGAATGCCAAGGCCGTCGCGGCTTCCGAGGCCGGTGATCCGTCGATGCCCACCAGCACCGGCGCGCTGGTGTCCGGAGCCACACCGTCGTCGGAATGAATGACCGCTACCGGGCCGTGCGCATGGTGCAACAGCGCCGAACTCACCGATCCCAACAATGCTCGGCCCAGCGCGCCCATGCCCTGACTGCCGACGACGGTCATCCAGGCGTCCTTGGAGGCGTCGATAAGCGCCGGCACGATGTTGGAATAAACCACCTCGGTGCGGACGTCCGGCAAGCGGGATTCTCCCAGGCTCTCGTCCAGCGCCCGGCGCGCCCGCTCGATCACGGTTTGCGCTTCGTCTTTCTGCCACTCCGGCATTTCGGTGTAGAGCTGGCCCACCGGCCAACCGACAACGACGGGGGCAACACCGTGCATCAAGGTGACCGGCATCTGGTGCAAGCTGGCCTCGCGGGCGGCCCAGGCCACCGCCGCGTCGGACTGCGCCGAGCCGTCAACGCCTACCAGAATCCCGTACTGCGTTGTATCCCTGGACATTTCACCCTCCTTACGGCGGCCCCATGGGTACCTGGCCAGCGACCGGCACCGGATCCTCACGTCAGCACAATCCGGGTGGCGCGAGTCTCGACCTGACCGTATACGACAGCCGCCCGATTCAGCAGAGACCATGGACCTCACTTTGAGGCGGTTGATCCCAATCAGCTCGCCGGTGGGCCGAACAGCTCATGAAATCAGAGTCGAAGGACCCTACGCCGATTCCGGCTCGATGGATACGGTCTGGCATGTCGGAGTCCACCGGCAGTAACGAGGGGAAGGCTGTCACAATGCCCGTCATCAATAGCTACAACGTCGAAGCGATGCTGGATTCGATGTCGACCGTGTCGTATGGCGTTATCAACTGGTTCGATGACGAGCGCGGATTCGGATTCGTCCACCCTGCAGACGGTGATCGTGACGTCTTCATCGATTCCTCCGAGATCGTCGATTGGCCTGCCGGCGGCGTTCATGAAGGTCAGCACGTGAGCTACCAAACCGGGGGCACACGGCACTGGCCGCGCGCCCAAGCCGTGCACATCCTCTAAAGGCGTGCCGACTACTGTTCCCGCGGCTGCAGCCGCGCGATGACGTAGAACGGCAGCGCCACGAAAACCGTGCCGCCGACCAGATTGCCGAGGCTGGTAACGCAGATATTGGTGACCAAGCCGTGAGCTCCCCAGCCCCAGCTGATCCCGCAATGTGGAGCATCCGGGTGAAAAGCATTGAGCAGCAACGGAAGTCCTAGGAACCCGACATTGGCCACGACGTGCTGATCGCTGCCGATCACGAATGCGAAGGGCCCGTAGAACGCGAAGCCCATCCGGGCCACATCGCTGCGCGCCTTGTAATACATGCACATGGCGGTTTGCAGGAACCAGGTGCACAGCACCGCCAGCAGGAAGGCGGTCCACAACGGCTGGCCGGCTTTCTGGGCGCCCACGACTGCCGCACGTGTGGCGAAGGCACCCAGATACGGACCCCCGGCTGCGGCGCAGACGGCCACGAACACCAGGGCACCAACGATATTGCCGCTCAGTCCGATGAGCAGCAACTGTAGATAGCGGCGGATGCGCATGCGTCCCTGCAGCACCGCGAAGAAGCCGGCTGCCATGTCGGCGGTGATCAGTGATGCCCCTGACACCAGGATGAGAACAAAAGACATGCCGAACGCCAGGCCCATCAGCAGGCTGGCGATACCGGGCGTGCCGACCCCGGTGCTGACGACCAACGACAACAACGCGCCGAAACCCACCATCGCACCGCCGACCAGTGAGCGGATCAGGAAAGCCCACGGATGGGCGGATTTCTCGAGCGCCATGTCCGCTATTCGGCTCACCATGGCCGGAACACCGAGTGGTTCGAACGGATCACCGGCCCGGCGATCATCGGACAACGGGCCCACGAGGTCTGGGCCCAGGGCAAGCTGGGACATGGTGCGCCTATCGGTAAGTATGGAAAGTGTTGTGTCGCTCAAGAAGCCACCGGGTGGACGGTGGCTGCCCAATCGTGCATCCGTCCCGAGTAGTAGAGCAGCGGCAGGCCGCCGGCGCGGCGCACGGCGCAGGCGCGGATGAGCAGGATGACGTGGTCGCCCGCGTCGTAGATCCGGTCGATAAAGCCGCTTACCGAGGCGGCCGCACCGACAAGAACCGGACAACCGCAGTCATCGGTGTCGAATGCGACTCCCTCGAAGCGGTCGTCGACCTTGCTGGCGAAGCGGCGCGCCAGGCTCGCCTGGTCGTTCGCCAACACGTTGACGGCCACGGAGCTGCCGATGCGGAACGCCGGAAGGCTGCCCGCGCTGCGCGCCACACACTGGAGCAACAGCGGCGGATCCAGGGACACCGAGGCAAACGAGCTGATGGTCATGCCGACCGATCGGTCGCCCAGGCGGGTGGTCAAGACGGTGACGCCGGAGGGAAAGGCGCCCATGGCGTTTCGCATCGATGTGGCGTCAACAGGACCGCCCAGTGTCCAAACCTGGTCCGGGCGGCGATCGGGTTGCGACGAGTGTGCACTGGCGTTCGTCATTCTTGGCCTTTCCTGAGGGTGTTGATCGTGTTGATAACCCCCGCGATGTGCTCGTCGCTGAGCTTTTCCCCGTCGAATACGTGATTGAGCAGGACCTTGAGGTCGAGCATTTGCTGCAGATACACCAGGCACGGCGGGCACTCGTCGATATGTTTGGCCACGATCGCTCCCCACTCCTGCGGGTCCGAGTCGACCAGGTCGTCGACGAGTCGGACGAAGTCAACGCAGTCGACGGCGGGGACCGTGTTGTCGTAGACGGTCATCGTTGGTACCGCTTTTCCAGTTCATTTCGGAGGTTTGCCCGGGCGCGGTAGAGCAGGGCACGTTGCGCCTCGGCGGACAGCTCGAGGATCTCGGACGCCTCTTCGGCGGAGGTACCGACCAGGTCGCGCAGGATTATCAGCTGTCGCTGCCGCGGCGGCAGCGTATCCAGCGCCGCGCGCACCTGCTCGACGAGTTCCCGTGCGACAGTGCGGTCCTCGGGCAGGAACCGCCGCGACGGCGGCACGCTCCAGTGCCCGGCGTCGGGGTGGCCGGCCGGGTGCATCCGGTCCGACAGCGGGTCGGCGGCGTCGGTGGCCAGCACCTCGTGCTCGCGGATCCGGGACTCGCGGCGCCGGTGCCGTGACGCGGTGTTCTTGACGATCCCGAACAACCAGGTGGCCACCGACGAGCGGCCCTCGAACGAGGCCGACGACTGCATCACCTGAACCCATGCTTCTTGTACCGCTTCTTCGGCCACCGTTGGCGAATTCACCATTGTGCAAGCGAAACTCACCATTTGGCGGTGATAGTCGCGCACCAAGCCGGCCAGCGGAACCCCGCCGACCATGTGCTCGGATGCGGATCCGGGTGGGACCGCGACCGGGGTCATCGTCGACCCGAGCGGTCACTCAACGGCATCCCCCCAGTTCCCATCGCAGTTGCGCCTCCGACGGCGACTGCACGGGCAGGAATGCGGCTTCCCGGTATCGGCGGCTCGCCGGCGTCCTGCTGGCATAGCCCTTGCCGCCGGCCGTACGAATCTCCAGCGCGGCGCTGGCGCTGGCGATTTCGGCCGCGCTGAGGCGTAGCGAGAGCAACTCCTTCTTGCTCGGCGGTTGCTGGCCGCCGACCGATGCGGCCACGCTGGCCAAGGTGGTCTCGGCGAGCGCGAGCTTTCCCGCGATCAGGTCGACGTCGGGGGCGAACACCGAATTCACTCCGGTGAGGCCGATCCTGCATTGCGTCAGCGTGGTCTTGGCCAGCCCGAGGCACATTGCCGACTGCAGCACCAGAAAGGTGGGGCGAACCGCGTCCAGAAACCCGTCGAAGGCGGTGGACAGCACCTGCTCATCGCCGACGTGCACATCGGTCAACTCCAGATACGACGAGGCCGTGCTGCCCATCGCCAAGAGTTCGAAGTGGTCACCGATGGTGACACCCGGTGTGCTCAACGGCACGGCCACGATCAACTTGTCGCCGCGTTCGGTGCGCGCCGCGGTCACCAAGACCGAGTCGTGGTACAGGTTGCTGGCCCACCTGATCGACCCGCTCAGCCGGTAGCCGCCCGGGACGGCTGCGGCGGTGAGCTCGAGGCTGCCGCAGCCGGCCGCGTCTTTGAAGGCTGCCGCCATTCCGGTGATGCCCAGCGCGGTGCCGGCCAGCAGCGGCTGGACCGCGGCCATGCTGTATTCCGTTGCGGCGGTGAGTAAATACTCGATCGCCATCCGGTTGGCCCACACGCAGAACCCGGTGCTCATGCACTCACCGGAGATCATTCGGATCACCTGGGCCATCTGTGGCAGCCGTCCGTCGATGTTGCCGGGAGCTCCAAGCCCGAGCAGTCCGACGGCCCCCAGGCCCGGAAAGCTGCGGCGGGCGGTGTCGTCTCCGCGGTCCAGCACACCGGCGTGCGCGCGGATGTCTGCCAGCAGCTCCGAATCGAGCAAGTCGATCGCGGCGTCGATGGTCGCGGTCACGACATGACCTCCTGTTCCGTGTTGTTCCATGTGTAGTCGAGAAACTTGCCGTCGAAGGTCACAATCACCCGATCACCGTGCGGATCCGGACGACGTTGCACACTCATCCGGAAGTTGATGGCGCTCATGATCCCGTCGCCGAACTCCTCGGCGATCAGTTCCTTGAGGGCGGGCCCGTAGAGCGACAGCGCCTCATGGAACCGGTAGATCGTCGGATCCGCCGACGCCGACTTGTTGGATCCCCGGTACGGCGTCAACTGCAAAGCGGCGACCGCGTCGTCGTCGAGGTCGAGCAGCGCCGCGACGGTCGCGGCGTCGTCAGCCGACAGCGGGTGCTGGCCGAGGAGCGCCGCTACCGTCCACACCCGGTCCTTGCCGATTGCGTCGGCGATCTTGGTCCAGCTCAATCCCTTCGCCATCCGGGCCAGCTTGATGGCCTCGGCGAGCTGCAGCCTGGTCGCGTTGTATGTCACGTGGCGACGCCTAGTCGATGGTCAGGGTCGAGTCGACGGTGGCCGGACGGCGGAACGTGTTCACCACGGGCGACCAGGCGATCGCGTTGTCGTGGATCTCCTGCAGCGTCGCATCGTCGGCATCTCCGGCCAGGGTGACGCGGCAGCGCACCGCGGTGAAGCCGAGGACCTTGCCGGCCGGGGTGTCGCCGACACCCCACACGGCGGAGATGTCGATGTCACCTTCCATCTCGACCTCGATCTTGGTCAGCGTCACGCCGCGGTGGGTGGCGTTGGCCAGCAGGCCCACCGAGATGCACGATCCCAGGGCCGCCAGAGTCGTCTCCGAGGGGTTGGGCGCCGAGTCGTCACCCAGCAGCGCGGGGGGCTCGCCGACGAGCATCGGCGCCAGGTCGCGCACGTAGGTCATGTTGCGAAAGCCGCTCTCACACACCGTCTTGGCTTTCAGTGTCTTCTTGCCGGTGCTGGGGTCGGTCTTGGCGTTGCACGACAGTCGGTCCAGGCCTTCGGCATCGATGACAAGCACGTCGGTCATGTCGAATCCTCCGTTTCTTTCCAAAGCGAATAGTTTTCGGCGTCAAGCTTTAGTGCTCGGCAGACGCGTAGACGTGACGACGATCGGCAGTCTTTTACACGATCGACACAAAGCTCACCTGGATGAAACATGGCGGCCCGCAGTTTTCCTGCTGCCAGCGGGGTCGCCCGGGTGGCTAAACCGCAGGCTGGGTAACGAAGTCGATCAGTTCTTCGACCCGGCTGATCAGCGCGGGCTCCAGATCGTTCCAGTCGCGGACCGTCGAACGGATACGGCGCCAGGCCGTGGCGATGTCCGCCTGGTCGGCGTGCGGCCAGCCCAGTGCCTGACAAACTCCGTGCTTCCACTCGATGTGCCGGGGTACGCTCGGCCACGCCTTGAGCCCGAGCCGGTGCGGTTTGACGGCCTGCCAAATGTCGACATAGGGGTGACCGACGACCAGGGTGTCCGAGCCACCCGGCCCCTGACGCACCGCGTCGGCAATGCGCGCCTCCTTCGACCCGGGCACCAGGTGGTCCACCAGAACGCCGAGCCGACAGCGCGGTCCGGGCCGGAAATCGGCGACGATGCGCACCAGGTCGTCGACGCCGCCGAGGTGCTCCACCACCACGCCTTCGATGCGCAGGTCTTCCCCCCAGACCTGGGCGATGAGCTCGGCGTCGTGACGGCCCTCCACGTAGATCCGGCTGGCGCGGGCAACCCGGGCGCGGGCACCGGGGACCGCGACCGACCCGGATGCCGTTCGCTTCGGCGTGACCGGCGCCGGGCGGCGCGGCGCAGTGAGGATTACCGGTCGACCGTCGAGCAGGTAACCGGGCCCGAGCGGGAAACCTCGGGTCTTACCGTGGCGGTCTTCGAGGTCGATGCGGCCATATTCGACTCGGACCACGGCGCCGACGTAGCCGGTTTGGGCGTCCTCGACCACCATGCCGATCTCGACCGGATGCTCAACCGATCGCGACGTGCGCCGCCCTCCCCCGGACAAGACGTCGCTGCCATATCGATCCGCCACGCAGCAATACTAGGCAGTCGCTCGCCGGACGCGGTTGCGGCGCGCCGTGGCCGTATAGCGAAAATGCCTGTCTCGGAGCGGCTTTGATGCTGTCAGCGCCGTGGTGCCAGGTGGATGACATCGGGCCGGAGAACATCGGCGCCCCCCAAAGGCAAACCCATCGTCCCTTGAATTCCGATATTGGTAAGCGTAGACTTACGGTTCGTGGTCACTTACCAAGTGGGCGCCCAGGCTTGGCAGGCTCTGGCCGACGGGACCAGGCGGGCCATCATGGAACGTCTTGCTCATGGCCCGTCGGCCGTCGGTGAACTGGCTCGCGATTTGCCGGTCAGCCGGCCGGCGGTGTCACAGCACCTCAAGGTGCTCAAGGCAGCGGGGCTGGTCTGCGACCGCGCCGCGGGCACCCGCCGGGTCTACCAGCTCGACCCGACCGGTCTCGAGGCATTACGCGCCGACCTCGACCGATTCTGGACGCAAGCCCTGACCAACTATGCGCAAACCATCGACAGGGAGGGAGACGACGTATGACACGTCCGCACAGCACGGCGATCCACCACCAGATCGTCGTCAATGCCCCGATCGAGCGTGCCTTCAAGGTGTTCACCGCTCGGTTTGGCGACTTCAAGCCCCGCGAGCACAACCTGCTCGGGGTGACGATCGCCGAAACGGTGTTCGAATGCCATGCGGGCGGGCACATCTACGACCGCGGCGTCGACGGCAGCGTGTGCAAGTGGGCACGCGTGCTAATTTGCGAACCGCCCGATCGGGTGGTGTTCACCTGGGATATCGGCCCCACTTGGCAGCCCGAGACCGATCTGTCCAAGACCAGTGAAGTCGAGGTCCGTTTCACCGCCGAGTCCGCCGAGACGACCCGGGTGGACCTCGAGCACCGTCACCTCGACCGGCACGGCCCGGGATGGGAATCGGTGGCAGACGGCGTCGACGGCACGGCCGGTTGGCCGTTGTACCTGCACCGCTATGCCGGCCTGTTTGGCGTCGAGGTATTGCCATGACCATCGACGGTGAGGGCACGCAAGCCACCATGATGAGCATGGCCCGTGCCGAGCGCGCAGAACTGGCGGAATTTCTGGCGACCCTGACCCCACAGCAATGGGCCACACCCAGCCTGTGCGCCGGATGGAGCGTCAAAGATGTTGTCGCGCATATGTTCAGCTACGAAGAGCTCAGCGCATTGGGGTTGCTGAAGCGGTTCGTCAAGGGCCGGGTGGTACGGGCCAACGAAGTCGGCGTCCAAGAATTTTCCGCACTTACCCCACCGGAATTGCTGGAGTTCGTCGGCCAACACCTCCAACCACGGGGGCTCACGGCGCGTTTCGACGGAATGATCGCACTGGTCGATGGCACGATCCACCACCAGGACATCCGACGCCCACTCGGTCAGCCCCGCACCATTGCCGCCGAACGACTCATCCGCGTGCTGCAGCTGGTGCCGAAGAACCCTCGGCTCGGCGCCCGACCACGGATCAAAGGACTGCGGCTACGCGCAACCGACGTCGACTGGACCCATGGCAGCGGGCCCGAAGTGACCGGGCCCGGTGAGGCATTGCTCATGGCGATGGCCGGCAGGACGGCGGCCGTCGCCGACCTTGGCGGTCCCGGACAACGCACGCTCGCACAACGGCTGAGCTGATCGCCCGAAGCGCTTAGACCAACGGCTTGGCGGGGCCGCCGCACGCCGCGATGTAGTCCTGGTAGTTCCAGGTCTGCAGAAACTCTTGACCGGCTTGTAACCCGCGCTGGTACAGGGCCTCGCGTTGTTCGGCGGTGATATCGAAGTCGATCGGGCTGATCTCATCAGCGGGGACGAAGATCGTGCGCCGCACGGTACACGGGTCGTCGATGTAGGCGTTGTCCTGATTGCTGACCAACGTCTCAACGGCGGCGATTCCCAACGACACCGGCCCGTGAACCGGATGCGTGGGCGGAATGCCCGGACGCGACGACAGCCGGATCCCGAAAGTCGGCCACTCCGGCCCGCCGTCGGACCGGTCGAACAGCCCCACCGGAAAGTTCGACAGCAATGCTCCGTCAACCCACGTCGCGCCGGCAACCCGAACCGGCTCGAACACGAACGGAATCGCCGACGAGGCATGGACCGCTCGCGCGACCGAAAAGTCGTCCGGGTCAATGCCATAGGAGTCCAGATCCCACGGGATGCGAACCAACCGCCGCCGCGACAGGTCACTCGCGGTGACCACCAGCGACCAGGCGAATTGTTCCGGCTCGTCGCCGGTACGCAAGTCGGCGAAAGTGCGCACGCCCAGGTCCGCGAGCA
Proteins encoded in this window:
- a CDS encoding ArsR/SmtB family transcription factor, with protein sequence MVTYQVGAQAWQALADGTRRAIMERLAHGPSAVGELARDLPVSRPAVSQHLKVLKAAGLVCDRAAGTRRVYQLDPTGLEALRADLDRFWTQALTNYAQTIDREGDDV
- a CDS encoding RNA polymerase sigma factor, which produces MTPVAVPPGSASEHMVGGVPLAGLVRDYHRQMVSFACTMVNSPTVAEEAVQEAWVQVMQSSASFEGRSSVATWLFGIVKNTASRHRRRESRIREHEVLATDAADPLSDRMHPAGHPDAGHWSVPPSRRFLPEDRTVARELVEQVRAALDTLPPRQRQLIILRDLVGTSAEEASEILELSAEAQRALLYRARANLRNELEKRYQR
- a CDS encoding formate/nitrite transporter family protein; translated protein: MSQLALGPDLVGPLSDDRRAGDPFEPLGVPAMVSRIADMALEKSAHPWAFLIRSLVGGAMVGFGALLSLVVSTGVGTPGIASLLMGLAFGMSFVLILVSGASLITADMAAGFFAVLQGRMRIRRYLQLLLIGLSGNIVGALVFVAVCAAAGGPYLGAFATRAAVVGAQKAGQPLWTAFLLAVLCTWFLQTAMCMYYKARSDVARMGFAFYGPFAFVIGSDQHVVANVGFLGLPLLLNAFHPDAPHCGISWGWGAHGLVTNICVTSLGNLVGGTVFVALPFYVIARLQPREQ
- a CDS encoding acyl-CoA dehydrogenase family protein; protein product: MTATIDAAIDLLDSELLADIRAHAGVLDRGDDTARRSFPGLGAVGLLGLGAPGNIDGRLPQMAQVIRMISGECMSTGFCVWANRMAIEYLLTAATEYSMAAVQPLLAGTALGITGMAAAFKDAAGCGSLELTAAAVPGGYRLSGSIRWASNLYHDSVLVTAARTERGDKLIVAVPLSTPGVTIGDHFELLAMGSTASSYLELTDVHVGDEQVLSTAFDGFLDAVRPTFLVLQSAMCLGLAKTTLTQCRIGLTGVNSVFAPDVDLIAGKLALAETTLASVAASVGGQQPPSKKELLSLRLSAAEIASASAALEIRTAGGKGYASRTPASRRYREAAFLPVQSPSEAQLRWELGGCR
- a CDS encoding Hsp20/alpha crystallin family protein, with the translated sequence MLMRTDPFRDLDRFAQQVLGTAARPAVMPMDAWRDGEKFVVEFDLPGIDAKSLDIDIERNVVTVRAERPSVDPNREMLASERPRGVFSRQLVLGENLDTDRIEACYQEGVLRLVIPVAERAKPRKISVARGNGHKAIDEADAQPQVIEA
- a CDS encoding OsmC family protein; the encoded protein is MTDVLVIDAEGLDRLSCNAKTDPSTGKKTLKAKTVCESGFRNMTYVRDLAPMLVGEPPALLGDDSAPNPSETTLAALGSCISVGLLANATHRGVTLTKIEVEMEGDIDISAVWGVGDTPAGKVLGFTAVRCRVTLAGDADDATLQEIHDNAIAWSPVVNTFRRPATVDSTLTID
- a CDS encoding universal stress protein encodes the protein MSRDTTQYGILVGVDGSAQSDAAVAWAAREASLHQMPVTLMHGVAPVVVGWPVGQLYTEMPEWQKDEAQTVIERARRALDESLGESRLPDVRTEVVYSNIVPALIDASKDAWMTVVGSQGMGALGRALLGSVSSALLHHAHGPVAVIHSDDGVAPDTSAPVLVGIDGSPASEAATALAFDEASRRGVDLVALHAWSDVGVFPILGMDWRDRESQGEEVLAERLAGWQEQYPDVRVQRSLVCDKPAHWLLEGAQHAQLVVVGSRGRGGFPGMLLGSVGSAVAHSAKIPVIVVRPA
- a CDS encoding SRPBCC family protein, whose amino-acid sequence is MTRPHSTAIHHQIVVNAPIERAFKVFTARFGDFKPREHNLLGVTIAETVFECHAGGHIYDRGVDGSVCKWARVLICEPPDRVVFTWDIGPTWQPETDLSKTSEVEVRFTAESAETTRVDLEHRHLDRHGPGWESVADGVDGTAGWPLYLHRYAGLFGVEVLP
- the cynS gene encoding cyanase encodes the protein MAKGLSWTKIADAIGKDRVWTVAALLGQHPLSADDAATVAALLDLDDDAVAALQLTPYRGSNKSASADPTIYRFHEALSLYGPALKELIAEEFGDGIMSAINFRMSVQRRPDPHGDRVIVTFDGKFLDYTWNNTEQEVMS
- a CDS encoding cold-shock protein, which produces MPVINSYNVEAMLDSMSTVSYGVINWFDDERGFGFVHPADGDRDVFIDSSEIVDWPAGGVHEGQHVSYQTGGTRHWPRAQAVHIL
- the folE gene encoding GTP cyclohydrolase I, with the translated sequence MTAIPSAPRQARYQMPPFCSSGWAMTNDEVAQGAAAYPADIGYQTTDSPAWWDNNADVAVERAVRQLLSALGVDEGEHTAETPARVARAWREMLWGYNEVPEDHLDTDFPAPDDPGLIIMHGISFASTCAHHLLPFSGTATIAYRPHPGQRIVGLSKLARLVHGYAARLQVQENIGHQATAGIMRKLNPSGAMSVITARHDCMRLRGVREPAAEATTESRKGMWPDREIALVHRLHAGGRPGAC
- a CDS encoding universal stress protein, translated to MSILEKRLGVVVGADGSPASNAAVCWAARDAAMRNVQLTIVHVVSTDVATWPPMPYPDTWAVWQEDEGRKILAAAHKIADESVTGERKLTVKSEIVFSTPVPTMVEMSAEAEMIVVGSSGRGALARVLLGSVSSSLVRRARCPVAIIRDEDPLMPDPLHAPVLLGIDGSPASEAAVAVAFDEASRRGVELIALHAWSDLEVVELPGLNWSAVEAEAQVLLAERLAGWQERYPDVTVRRVVVCDRPARQLVERSQTAQLVVVGSHGRGGVTGVLLGSVSNALVHAVRMPLIVARSS
- a CDS encoding flavin reductase family protein, whose product is MTNASAHSSQPDRRPDQVWTLGGPVDATSMRNAMGAFPSGVTVLTTRLGDRSVGMTISSFASVSLDPPLLLQCVARSAGSLPAFRIGSSVAVNVLANDQASLARRFASKVDDRFEGVAFDTDDCGCPVLVGAAASVSGFIDRIYDAGDHVILLIRACAVRRAGGLPLLYYSGRMHDWAATVHPVAS
- a CDS encoding DUF3097 domain-containing protein, which gives rise to MADRYGSDVLSGGGRRTSRSVEHPVEIGMVVEDAQTGYVGAVVRVEYGRIDLEDRHGKTRGFPLGPGYLLDGRPVILTAPRRPAPVTPKRTASGSVAVPGARARVARASRIYVEGRHDAELIAQVWGEDLRIEGVVVEHLGGVDDLVRIVADFRPGPRCRLGVLVDHLVPGSKEARIADAVRQGPGGSDTLVVGHPYVDIWQAVKPHRLGLKAWPSVPRHIEWKHGVCQALGWPHADQADIATAWRRIRSTVRDWNDLEPALISRVEELIDFVTQPAV